In Pseudoduganella albidiflava, a single window of DNA contains:
- a CDS encoding bifunctional diguanylate cyclase/phosphodiesterase codes for MNDALTIVAPIADPIADALQLIGMPACACDGDGAVVASNTEFDVLLAHDPRGLPMADLFARHVRAESGAALAAALAGGDTAAWDSCLAAAGGRYVAVQVTVKPFPAASARRGGTILFHDIGAVQRDQRALRKALLEQRAILENAAVGIIFSKLDHVHECNMRAAEMFGYARHDMEGLASRQLYPDMEHFDRLRRQWMPVLHQGRSVTLETPMKRGDGALFWCRAHGRAVDPSDEQAGMVWIVEDISEQRAASEATRKILLEQKAILDNASVGILFTKNQRMLSCNPRIAAMFGYAPDEMIGMHSGDVFPSEQVYREFGGEAGPVLASGLPFEKKEFQFQRKDGSLFWCRVRAKAVDEEHNDGGTIWILEDVTQSRQNQMETEALMNNASISILFTRQRTITRHNRGFSEMFRYGADEAIGMACDALYPSLAAYEALSAQAGPLLAAARPFQTEIELRRKDGTTFWAQLIAYVVNAESPAQGTIWIAEDRTEHKAAEESLRQAADSVRRARDDLEIRVLERTAELAGANAMLQGEIVERRQAEARVHHMAYHDSLTGLPNRALLTDRIERAVLNAQRTERLLAVMFLDLDRFKTINDSLGHVTGDALLKEVAGRLCRAVRASDTVARLGGDEFVVLAPHIRDSEEAANVAEKIIDALALPFPIDGHTLHVTPSIGICVCPDDGQDVETLMRHADAAMYHAKAAGRNTYQFFTQKMNASAAHFELESSLRVALAQSQFELHFQPIIDTGTRRLHSLEVLLRWQRPGTGLVGPDKFIPILEENGLIVPVGEWVIRRACEQSMEWKRQGLQPVPLAVNLSPRQFMHRGLVPAIRRILDDTGIDPALLEFEITETALMQHGEQTLDILGQINAMGIRLSIDDFGTGYSSLAYLKRFPVKKIKIDRAFIKDLEKSAEDRAIVAAIVALSDSLQLSVVAEGVETEGHYSLLQEQGCQFAQGYLFSPPVPRANAANMLERLGPDA; via the coding sequence ATGAACGATGCCCTCACCATTGTCGCTCCGATAGCCGACCCCATCGCCGATGCCTTGCAGCTGATCGGCATGCCTGCCTGCGCATGCGATGGCGACGGCGCCGTGGTGGCATCGAACACGGAATTCGATGTGCTGCTGGCGCATGATCCGCGCGGGCTGCCAATGGCGGACCTGTTCGCGCGGCATGTGCGCGCGGAGAGTGGCGCGGCGCTGGCAGCGGCGCTGGCCGGTGGCGACACCGCGGCGTGGGACAGCTGCCTGGCCGCCGCCGGCGGCCGGTACGTGGCCGTGCAAGTCACCGTCAAGCCTTTCCCTGCCGCGTCGGCGCGGCGCGGTGGCACGATCCTGTTCCATGACATCGGCGCGGTCCAGCGCGACCAGCGCGCATTGCGCAAGGCCCTGCTGGAACAGCGCGCGATCCTCGAGAACGCCGCCGTCGGCATCATCTTCAGCAAGCTCGATCACGTCCACGAATGCAATATGCGCGCGGCCGAGATGTTCGGCTATGCGCGCCACGACATGGAAGGCCTGGCGAGCCGCCAGCTGTACCCGGACATGGAGCACTTCGACCGCTTGCGCCGGCAGTGGATGCCGGTGCTGCACCAGGGGCGCTCGGTCACGCTGGAAACGCCGATGAAGCGGGGCGACGGCGCGCTGTTCTGGTGCCGCGCCCACGGCCGCGCGGTCGATCCGTCCGACGAGCAGGCCGGCATGGTGTGGATCGTCGAGGACATCAGCGAGCAGCGCGCCGCCAGCGAAGCCACCCGCAAGATCCTGCTGGAGCAGAAGGCGATCCTCGACAACGCATCGGTCGGCATCCTGTTTACGAAGAACCAGCGCATGTTGAGCTGCAACCCGCGCATTGCCGCCATGTTCGGCTATGCGCCGGACGAGATGATCGGCATGCATTCGGGCGACGTTTTTCCTTCGGAACAGGTGTACCGCGAGTTCGGTGGCGAGGCTGGCCCGGTGCTGGCCAGTGGCCTGCCGTTCGAGAAGAAGGAGTTCCAGTTCCAGCGCAAGGATGGCTCGCTGTTCTGGTGCCGCGTGCGCGCCAAGGCCGTGGACGAGGAACACAACGATGGCGGCACGATCTGGATCCTGGAGGACGTGACGCAGTCGCGGCAGAACCAGATGGAAACCGAGGCGCTGATGAACAACGCCTCGATCAGCATCCTCTTCACGCGCCAGCGCACCATCACCCGCCACAACCGCGGTTTTTCAGAGATGTTCCGCTATGGCGCCGACGAGGCGATCGGGATGGCCTGCGATGCGCTGTATCCGTCGCTGGCCGCCTATGAGGCGCTCAGTGCGCAGGCCGGCCCGCTGCTGGCGGCAGCCCGGCCGTTCCAGACCGAGATCGAGTTGCGGCGCAAGGACGGCACCACGTTCTGGGCCCAGCTGATCGCCTATGTGGTGAACGCCGAGTCGCCGGCGCAGGGCACCATCTGGATCGCCGAGGACCGCACCGAACACAAGGCCGCCGAGGAATCGCTGCGCCAGGCGGCGGACTCGGTGCGCCGCGCGCGCGACGACCTGGAAATCCGCGTGCTGGAGCGTACCGCCGAGCTGGCGGGCGCCAACGCGATGCTGCAGGGCGAGATCGTCGAGCGCCGCCAGGCCGAAGCGCGGGTCCACCACATGGCTTACCATGACAGCCTGACCGGCTTGCCGAACCGGGCGCTGCTGACCGACCGCATCGAGCGGGCCGTGCTCAATGCCCAGCGCACCGAACGGCTGCTGGCGGTGATGTTCCTCGACCTGGACCGCTTCAAGACGATCAACGATTCGCTGGGCCACGTGACCGGCGATGCGCTGCTCAAGGAAGTGGCGGGGCGCCTGTGCCGGGCGGTGCGGGCCAGCGACACGGTGGCGCGGCTGGGCGGCGACGAATTCGTGGTGCTGGCGCCGCACATCCGCGACAGCGAGGAAGCGGCCAACGTGGCCGAGAAGATCATCGACGCGCTGGCGCTGCCATTCCCGATCGACGGGCACACGCTTCATGTCACGCCGTCGATCGGCATCTGCGTCTGCCCGGACGACGGGCAGGACGTGGAAACGCTGATGCGCCATGCCGATGCGGCGATGTACCACGCCAAGGCGGCCGGCCGCAACACGTACCAGTTCTTCACGCAGAAGATGAATGCCTCCGCCGCGCATTTCGAGCTGGAGAGCAGCCTGCGCGTGGCGCTGGCGCAGAGCCAGTTCGAGCTGCACTTCCAGCCGATCATCGACACCGGCACGCGGCGCCTGCATTCGCTCGAAGTGCTGCTGCGCTGGCAGCGGCCGGGCACCGGCCTGGTGGGGCCGGACAAGTTCATCCCGATCCTGGAAGAGAACGGCCTGATCGTCCCCGTCGGCGAATGGGTGATCCGCCGCGCCTGCGAGCAAAGCATGGAGTGGAAGCGGCAGGGCCTGCAGCCGGTGCCGCTGGCCGTGAACCTGTCGCCACGCCAGTTCATGCACCGCGGGCTGGTGCCGGCGATCCGGCGCATCCTCGACGACACCGGCATCGACCCGGCATTGCTGGAATTCGAGATCACCGAAACCGCGCTGATGCAGCACGGCGAGCAGACGCTGGATATTCTCGGCCAGATCAACGCGATGGGCATCCGCCTGTCGATCGATGATTTCGGCACGGGCTACTCGAGCCTGGCCTACCTGAAGCGCTTCCCCGTCAAGAAGATCAAGATCGACCGGGCCTTCATCAAGGACCTGGAAAAGAGCGCGGAAGACCGGGCCATCGTGGCCGCGATCGTCGCGCTGTCGGACAGCCTGCAGCTGTCGGTGGTGGCCGAAGGCGTCGAGACGGAAGGGCATTATTCCCTGCTGCAGGAGCAGGGCTGCCAGTTCGCCCAAGGTTACCTGTTCTCGCCGCCGGTGCCGCGCGCCAATGCCGCGAACATGCTGGAGCGGCTCGGGCCGGACGCCTGA